In one window of Nocardioides panacisoli DNA:
- a CDS encoding inorganic phosphate transporter: MTLAIVIAVVVIALVFDYTNGFHDAANAIATSVSTRALTPRVALALAAVMNFVGAFLGQKVAQTVSEVIKPDQDNHGLIVVAGGLLGAIIWNIITWYFGMPSSSSHALIGGLVGAAIGGLGTDFVEWDAVVGKVLIPMIVSPIVAMGLGAAVMFAIMWLFRKASPGKANQGFRIMQTMSAAAMALGHGLQDAQKTMGVIFLALVTGGYAGASDDLPLWVIFSAAAAISLGTWAGGWRIMRTLGRRIIDLDPPQGFAAESVAASVLYTTAYAVEAPISTTHTITSAVMGVGATKRLSAVRWGVARSIVTAWVLTFPMAALAAWGCYEILHLVSGV, translated from the coding sequence CTGACCCTCGCGATCGTCATCGCGGTCGTCGTGATCGCGCTGGTGTTCGACTACACCAACGGCTTCCACGACGCAGCGAACGCCATCGCGACCTCGGTGTCCACCCGTGCGCTCACGCCGCGCGTCGCCCTGGCGTTGGCAGCGGTGATGAACTTCGTCGGCGCGTTCCTGGGCCAGAAGGTCGCCCAGACCGTCAGTGAGGTCATCAAGCCCGACCAGGACAACCACGGCCTGATCGTGGTCGCCGGCGGACTGCTCGGCGCCATCATCTGGAACATCATCACCTGGTACTTCGGCATGCCGTCCTCCTCCTCGCACGCCCTCATCGGCGGCCTGGTCGGTGCGGCGATCGGCGGCCTGGGCACCGACTTCGTCGAGTGGGACGCCGTGGTCGGCAAGGTGCTGATCCCGATGATCGTCTCGCCGATCGTGGCCATGGGTCTCGGTGCTGCGGTGATGTTCGCGATCATGTGGCTCTTCCGCAAGGCCAGCCCCGGCAAGGCCAACCAGGGCTTCCGCATCATGCAGACCATGTCAGCGGCGGCCATGGCGCTCGGCCACGGCCTGCAGGACGCGCAGAAGACGATGGGCGTCATCTTCCTCGCCCTGGTCACCGGCGGCTACGCCGGCGCCAGCGACGACCTGCCGCTGTGGGTGATCTTCTCCGCCGCGGCCGCGATCTCGCTCGGCACCTGGGCCGGCGGGTGGCGGATCATGCGCACGTTGGGCCGCCGCATCATCGACCTGGACCCGCCGCAGGGATTCGCCGCGGAGTCGGTCGCGGCCAGCGTGCTCTACACCACGGCGTACGCCGTCGAGGCGCCGATCTCCACCACGCACACGATCACCTCGGCCGTCATGGGCGTCGGCGCCACCAAGCGCCTCTCCGCGGTGCGGTGGGGCGTGGCCCGCTCGATCGTCACCGCGTGGGTGCTGACCTTCCCCATGGCCGCCCTCGCCGCCTGGGGCTGCTACGAGATCCTCCACCTGGTCTCCGGCGTCTAG
- a CDS encoding DUF47 domain-containing protein, which produces MGLRLRPVDQSFYELFSTAAQHLVLGADILAEMLADGADREGIAQRMREAEHEADETTHELVRKVNKTFVTPFDREDIYALGGGLDDVMDLMDEAVDLMLLYEVHVLPPECSEQVQLLQQCASLTAEAMPRLRSTKSLEDYWIEINRLENAGDRNHRRALAKLFSGEYDTLTVLKLKDVIEALESAIDAFEQVANTVEQIAVKEG; this is translated from the coding sequence TTGGGCCTGCGCCTGCGACCGGTCGACCAATCGTTCTACGAGCTGTTCTCCACAGCCGCCCAGCACCTCGTCCTCGGTGCGGACATCCTGGCGGAGATGCTGGCTGACGGAGCGGACCGTGAGGGCATCGCGCAGCGCATGCGCGAGGCCGAGCACGAGGCCGACGAGACCACCCACGAGCTGGTCCGCAAGGTCAACAAGACCTTCGTGACGCCGTTCGACCGCGAGGACATCTACGCCCTCGGCGGCGGGCTCGACGACGTCATGGACCTGATGGACGAGGCCGTCGACCTGATGCTGCTCTACGAGGTCCACGTGCTGCCGCCGGAGTGCTCCGAGCAGGTCCAGCTGCTCCAGCAGTGCGCGTCACTCACCGCGGAGGCCATGCCCCGCCTGCGGTCGACGAAGTCGCTGGAGGACTACTGGATCGAGATCAACCGTCTCGAGAACGCCGGCGACCGCAACCACCGGCGTGCCCTGGCCAAGTTGTTCTCCGGTGAGTACGACACGTTGACGGTGCTCAAGCTCAAGGACGTCATCGAGGCGCTCGAGAGCGCCATCGACGCCTTCGAGCAGGTGGCCAACACCGTCGAGCAGATCGCCGTCAAAGAAGGCTGA
- a CDS encoding RNA degradosome polyphosphate kinase yields the protein MTLHSLPDSPDDDAPAGGTVEETGAAETAAHHIAETEGRFLDRELSWLRFNERVLELAEDPDLPLLERARFLAIFTSNLDEFFMVRVAGLKRRIATGLAVRAASGKMPRDILESIWTLSRELMQRQARTFREQVAPLLSEEGIEVVRWSGLTSEEQESSSRLFRDRVYPVLTPLAVDPAHPFPYISGLSLNLAVTLRNPLTEKEHFARVKVPPNFDRFVALGNDRFVPLEDVIGAHMDRLFPGMEVLEAHTFRVTRNEDVEVEEDDAENLLAALEKELLRRKFGPPVRLEVEESMPAEILELLVSELDVAQEEVFQLSGPLDLRGLHSIADLGREELKYPAFVPSTHTQLAEVESAAPVDVFKAIRRHDVLLQHPYDSFATSVQRFIEQAAADPHVLAIKQTLYRTSGDSPIIDALIDAAEAGKQVLVLVEIKARFDEQANITWARKLEEAGCHVVYGLVGLKTHCKLSLVVRDEPEGIRLYTHIGTGNYNPKTSRLYEDLGLLTTNQDVAEDVAHLFNNLSGWSRGATYDELLVAPDTVRSGLIEQVHREIEHQRAGGEGHVRIKANSIVDEEMIDALYLASCEGVKVDLWIRGICALRPGVPGLSENITVRSVLGRFLEHSRVFWFAGGGEPVAWIGSADMMHRNLDRRVEVLVRLPGASATKEVGRLLDLGFDPETEAWDLSADGNWHRVRGTRHLQETLIARQRKRRKTG from the coding sequence ATGACGCTGCACTCGCTGCCCGACTCCCCCGACGACGACGCGCCGGCCGGCGGCACCGTCGAGGAGACCGGTGCAGCGGAGACCGCGGCGCACCACATCGCCGAGACCGAGGGCCGGTTCCTGGACCGTGAGCTGTCCTGGCTCCGGTTCAACGAGCGCGTCCTCGAGCTCGCCGAGGACCCCGACCTCCCGCTGCTGGAGCGGGCACGGTTCCTGGCCATCTTCACCAGCAACCTGGACGAGTTCTTCATGGTGCGCGTCGCCGGCCTCAAGCGACGCATCGCCACCGGGCTGGCAGTGCGTGCCGCGTCGGGCAAGATGCCGCGCGACATCCTCGAGTCGATCTGGACCCTCAGCCGCGAGCTGATGCAGCGCCAGGCCCGCACCTTCCGCGAGCAGGTCGCTCCGCTGCTCTCGGAGGAGGGCATCGAGGTCGTGCGGTGGTCCGGGCTCACCAGCGAGGAGCAGGAGTCCAGCTCGCGGCTCTTCCGCGACCGCGTCTACCCCGTGCTGACGCCGCTGGCCGTCGACCCGGCCCACCCCTTCCCCTACATCTCGGGGCTGTCGCTCAACCTCGCCGTCACGCTGCGCAACCCGCTGACGGAGAAGGAGCACTTCGCCCGCGTGAAGGTGCCGCCGAACTTCGACCGCTTCGTGGCACTGGGCAACGACCGCTTCGTCCCCCTCGAGGACGTCATCGGCGCCCACATGGACCGGCTCTTCCCGGGCATGGAGGTGCTGGAGGCCCACACCTTCCGCGTCACCCGCAACGAGGACGTCGAGGTCGAGGAGGACGACGCCGAGAACCTCCTCGCCGCCCTGGAGAAGGAGCTGCTGCGCCGCAAGTTCGGCCCGCCGGTCCGCCTCGAGGTCGAGGAGTCGATGCCGGCCGAGATCCTCGAGCTGCTCGTCTCCGAGCTCGACGTGGCCCAGGAGGAGGTCTTCCAGCTCTCCGGCCCGCTGGACCTGCGCGGCCTGCACAGCATCGCCGACCTGGGCCGCGAGGAGCTGAAGTACCCCGCCTTCGTGCCCAGCACCCACACCCAGCTCGCCGAGGTGGAGTCCGCCGCCCCGGTCGACGTCTTCAAGGCCATCCGGCGCCACGACGTACTCCTCCAGCACCCCTACGACTCGTTCGCCACCTCGGTGCAGCGCTTCATCGAGCAGGCGGCCGCCGACCCGCACGTGCTGGCGATCAAGCAGACCCTCTACCGCACCTCGGGCGACTCCCCCATCATCGACGCCCTCATCGACGCCGCCGAGGCCGGCAAGCAGGTGCTGGTGCTGGTCGAGATCAAGGCACGCTTCGACGAGCAGGCCAACATCACCTGGGCCCGCAAGCTGGAGGAGGCCGGCTGCCACGTCGTCTACGGCCTGGTGGGCCTCAAGACCCACTGCAAGCTGTCACTGGTGGTGCGCGACGAGCCCGAGGGCATCCGTCTCTACACCCACATCGGCACCGGCAACTACAACCCCAAGACCTCGCGGCTGTACGAGGACCTGGGCCTGCTGACCACCAACCAGGACGTCGCCGAGGACGTGGCGCACCTGTTCAACAACCTCAGCGGCTGGTCGCGCGGGGCGACGTACGACGAGCTGCTGGTCGCGCCGGACACCGTCCGCAGCGGTCTCATCGAGCAGGTGCACCGCGAGATCGAGCACCAGCGCGCCGGGGGCGAGGGCCACGTGCGGATCAAGGCCAACTCCATCGTCGACGAGGAGATGATCGACGCGCTCTACCTCGCCTCCTGCGAGGGGGTGAAGGTCGACCTGTGGATCCGCGGCATCTGCGCGCTGCGGCCCGGCGTCCCCGGACTGTCGGAGAACATCACGGTCCGCTCGGTCCTCGGCCGCTTCCTCGAGCACAGCCGGGTCTTCTGGTTCGCCGGCGGCGGCGAGCCGGTCGCCTGGATCGGCTCGGCGGACATGATGCACCGCAACCTCGACCGCCGCGTCGAGGTCCTGGTGCGCCTCCCCGGTGCCTCCGCGACCAAGGAGGTCGGCCGGCTGCTCGACCTCGGCTTCGACCCCGAGACCGAGGCCTGGGACCTCAGTGCCGACGGCAACTGGCACCGCGTCCGCGGTACTCGGCACCTGCAGGAGACGCTGATCGCACGCCAGCGGAAGCGTCGCAAGACGGGCTGA